A region of Vigna radiata var. radiata cultivar VC1973A chromosome 10, Vradiata_ver6, whole genome shotgun sequence DNA encodes the following proteins:
- the LOC106775710 gene encoding protein ETHYLENE INSENSITIVE 3, with protein MMMMFEEMGFCNDLDTMSTVLGDEDITARQTDPEAIVEDDFSDEEIGVDELERRMWKDKMRLKRLKEQSKSKEGIDAVKQRQSQEQARRKKMSRAQDGILKYMLKMMEVCKAQGFVYGIIPEKGKPVTGASDNLREWWKDKVRFDRNGPAAIAKYQADHSIPGRNDGCNSIGPTPHTLQELQDTTLGSLLSALMQHCDPPQRRFPLEKGIPPPWWPTGNEEWWPQIGLPKDHSPPPYKKPHDLKKAWKVGVLTAVIKHMSPDIAKIRKLVRQSKCLQDKMTAKESATWLAIINQEEALARELYPDYVPPLASGGGSGSLVVNDGNEYDVEGGEDEPNFDVEERKHENIHMSNLGMERMRGTMGVQQPSFSIKGEAVTNLDLLRKRKVSNDFNMMDLKIYTCEQPQCPYSQVQLGFPDRISRDNHRLICAFRGPSDFGGPNFHVNEVKPVIYTQSFVPPKSTAQSANMVPPVIDLTGLEVSEDGQKMISDLMANYETNVQGNKNISSCNRMPTENPCLRQHGITMEGNIFDEPNMSNNHHVFSREEGQYERFKALNNTPFETNHNNHNFNSMFGSFCDLASFDFKEDMQGVGMDDALQKQPDFSIWYQ; from the coding sequence atgatgatgatgtttgaGGAGATGGGGTTTTGTAATGATTTGGACACGATGTCTACTGTCCTCGGGGACGAGGATATCACCGCCCGGCAAACTGATCCAGAGGCGATAGTTGAGGATGATTTCAGTGATGAAGAAATTGGGGTAGATGAGCTTGAAAGGAGGATGTGGAAGGACAAAATGCGTCTCAAGAGATTGAAGGAGCAGAGTAAATCTAAGGAAGGAATTGATGCTGTGAAGCAAAGACAGTCTCAAGAACAGGCAAGGAGGAAAAAGATGTCCAGGGCTCAAGATGGAATCTTGAAGTACATGCTGAAGATGATGGAGGTTTGCAAGGCACAAGGATTTGTTTATGGGATAATCCCCGAAAAGGGGAAACCAGTGACAGGAGCATCTGATAATCTTCGTGAATGGTGGAAGGATAAAGTCAGATTCGATCGAAATGGTCCAGCTGCCATAGCCAAATACCAAGCTGATCATTCTATACCTGGAAGGAATGATGGATGCAATTCAATTGGTCCAACTCCACATACCTTGCAAGAGCTGCAGGACACAACCTTGGGTTCTCTCTTGTCAGCACTCATGCAACACTGTGATCCTCCCCAGAGGAGGTTTCCATTGGAGAAGGGTATTCCTCCACCATGGTGGCCTACAGGAAATGAAGAGTGGTGGCCCCAGATTGGTTTGCCTAAAGATCACAGTCCCCCTCCTTACAAGAAGCCCCATGACCTAAAGAAGGCATGGAAAGTTGGCGTTTTGACGGCAGTTATCAAGCATATGTCCCCAGATATTGCCAAAATTCGGAAGCTTGTGAGGCAGTCCAAGTGCCTCCAAGATAAGATGACAGCGAAGGAAAGTGCAACCTGGCTGGCAATCATCAATCAGGAAGAGGCCTTGGCAAGAGAGCTTTACCCTGACTATGTCCCTCCATTAGCCTCAGGTGGAGGGAGTGGATCTTTGGTGGTCAATGATGGCAATGAATATGATGTTGAAGGGGGTGAGGATGAGCCTAACTTTGATGTGGAAGAGAGGAAACATGAGAATATTCACATGTCCAATCTGGGGATGGAGAGAATGAGGGGAACTATGGGTGTTCAGCAGCCCTCTTTTTCTATCAAGGGAGAGGCAGTTACAAATTTGGATCTTCTTAGGAAGAGGAAGGTCTCCAATGACTTTAACATGATGGATTTGAAGATTTACACATGTGAACAGCCTCAGTGCCCTTACAGTCAAGTTCAGCTTGGTTTCCCTGATAGAATTTCTAGAGACAATCATAGGTTAATTTGTGCATTCAGAGGTCCTTCAGATTTTGGGGGTCCAAACTTTCATGTTAATGAGGTAAAGCCAGTGATATACACCCAGTCCTTTGTTCCACCCAAGTCTACTGCTCAGTCTGCTAACATGGTCCCGCCTGTAATTGATCTTACTGGGCTTGAAGTTTCAGAAGATGGTCAGAAAATGATCAGTGACCTTATGGCTAACTATGAAACAAATGTTCAAGGCAACAAAAACATAAGTTCATGTAATCGCATGCCTACAGAGAATCCCTGCCTTCGACAGCATGGAATCACTATGGAAGGAAACATCTTTGATGAGCCCAACATGTCCAATAATCATCACGTATTTTCTAGAGAAGAAGGCCAATATGAGCGGTTCAAAGCTTTGAATAATACTCCCTTCGAGACCAATCACAACAACCATAACTTCAATTCAATGTTTGGGTCCTTTTGTGATTTGGCATCATTTGATTTCAAGGAGGACATGCAAGGAGTAGGGATGGATGATGCTCTTCAGAAACAGCCAGATTTTTCCATATGGTATCAGTGA